The sequence TGGATATGGCTTATGAAAAGTCTGACCTGGTGATTCACCACGGCGGTCATGGAAGCTGTCTTGCACAATTTTACTATGGTGTTCCTTCTGTCATAATACCTACTCATACTGAACGGGAATATAACGCAAGAATGTGTGAAAAACTGCATGTTGGCAAAATGCTCCCCAGAAGAGAATTAAACAGTGCAAATTTGAAGAATTGCATCAATGATGTGCTAAATGACATTACTTATAAGAAAAGTGTCCGGGATTGGAAAGAGAAAGTGTCCGGTGATTTTAACAACCTTGATAAAGTGGTAAAACTCGTTGATTCGCTGTAACTGCACATCCATAAAGTTTTGACCTCTATAGTATCCTGCCGTATTGTTTTTTCTTATCTCATACATATTGTAACCGACAAGATTTACATAACAACACAAAAATATTCTTTCTGAATGTTTGGATATGAACCCCTCAAAAAAATCATTTGGTGCGTACAAGTATTGAAGGAGTGAACAGGCTTGCATGGGTTGTTTGTAAATAAAAAGAAGAATGACACTGGTTCTACAGCACTTGTTCTTAAAAAGATTCAAAGCGGGGACACAAAACTTAAGGAAGAATTTATTAAAGACAATGTTCCGTATATTATAAGAACGATTTCAAATATACTTGGGATAGTTGTGGATGACAGAAACAGTGAGGAATTCAGCATTGGACTTGCAGCTTTTAATGAAGCCATTGACAGATATGATGCCGATAAAAACGGCAATTTCTATACCTATTCTTTTGTAGTTATAAAAAGCCGCTTATATGATTTTATAAGAAGAAACAGGAAACACAACAATGTTTTGCCTTTTTCATATATTGAAGAATCAACTCGGGTGGACGAAAGATTATTGATGTCCGATGCCAGCGGTCAATTCGAAAAAATTGAGGTAAGGCAGGAACTGGTCAGCTTTGAGAAAAGCTTAAAGGAATTTGGAATTTCCCTGGAAGACTTGGTGTTATCCTCTCCGAAACATAAGGATTCAAGGCTTTTATTGATAAAAATCGCAAGAATAATTGCTGATGATGACAATATGTTCAGAAAGCTGGTCGAAAAGAAGTACATACCCATGAAAGAAGTATTAAGCCGAATAAAAGTAAATCACAAGACGATTCAGAGGAACAGGAAATTTATAATTGCTGTCAGCCTGATTTTACGAAGTAATCTATACGATCTCAAAGAGTATGTGCAGGGCTTCGAAAGGGAGGGAAAGTATCATGGATAACATAGGAGTAATCATTAAGATAGAAGGAAACGAAGCCATTGTAATGACCGACGATTGCTCTTTCAAAAAGGTTCCGATAAAAGATGGAATGCATCCGGGGCAAAAAATACTTGTGCCCAATAATGAAGTTATACAGAAGGAAAATAAAAGCATAAAGCGGATTTCGGCTGTCGCGACCGGCATTGCAGCCGTGTTTTTGATGGTGTTGTCGTTAATATGGATTAACAAACCGGGCAGACCGGATGGTATATATGCATATATTGACGTTGATATAAATCCCAGTTTAAACTTCCTGATTGACCGGGAGGGAAAGGTAAAGGCGTTAAACCCGTTAAATGATGATGCGCAGGAAATAATCCGTGGTGTTGAGTTTGAGGATATGTTTTTTTCAGAAGCCCTTACGCAGATTATCAAGATATCAAAAGCCAAAGGTATTATAGATGAAAACAAAACCAATTATGTACTGATTTGTGCAGCTTTGGACGATAATTACAATTTGCAAAGCGACGACAAATCCCGGGCGCAAACAGAGTTTGAAGAGTTTTTGGACGGTATTAGGGAAAGTATAGAGAAAGCCTGCGGCAATACGGTAATTCCTCAAACGGTAAAAGTACCGTTTGAATACTTAAAAATGGCAAAGCAAAATGATGTATCCATGGGAAGGTATCTGGTTTATCAGAAGTTGGAGGACATTGGAGTGAATTTGTCGATAGAAGAGCTGAAATCATTGGATATCGATGAAATATTAAAAAAATATGGTGTGGGTTTTGATGAATTGTTCAAAAGTGAGTATACGGAATTGCCGTATGGGACTTTGCAAACAGGAGAAGATTCTGTTGTGTCTACAGAGGATGTGCCGGTATCGCCGAAAAATGCATTTGAAACGATGGCTGTGCCGACAAATACGCCTTCAATATCGACTAAACCTTCAGCAACCCCGGCGGAGAATCCGACGCCAAAATTAACGCAGAAACCAACGCCTGTACCGGCAAAAACAGGTGAACGTACAAGCACAACGCCGACACCGACACCGGCGCCAACCGTCAGAAACGGTACCGGCAGCGGACTTAGGGGAGAGTATTACAATAATATGGATTTTTCCCGTTTCCAGTTTGTGAGAATTGATCCCTGTATAGACTTTGACTGGGGTGAAGGCACACCGGATCAATCCATCGGAAAGGATACCTATTCTGTCAGATGGACAGGGAAGGTTGAACCTAGATATTCGGAAACATACACATTTTATACTGTTACCGATGACGGTGTGAGATTGTGGGTAGACGGAGTGCTGCTCATTGACAAGTGGAAGAGCCAGTCGGCTACTGAACACAGCGAGCAAATTTATCTCGAGGCCGGAAAGAAATATGATATTAAAATGGAGTATTACCAGCATGTCCGGGCTGCTTCGGCAAAACTTATGTGGTCAAGCAAGAGCCAGCAAAAGGAGATAATACCTTCAAGTCAACTGTATCCTTCCGACGGCCCGCTGCCTCAGAAGGATGTAAACGGTTTGAGTGCGGAATATTACGGGGATGCGGAGTTGAAAGACAAGAGATTTACCAGAATAGACGATGCTATAAACTTTAACTGGGATAAGGATTTTCCGGTTGGTGAATTGAAAGACGGAAAGTTTTCGGTAAGATGGGTGGGAAAAATAGACACCAGATATACCGAAGAGTATACGTTCCATACTGTTGCAAACGGAGGAGTAAGGGTATGGATAAATAATGTGTTGATAATTGACAATTGGCAAAATCAGGGCAAAGAAGCTGAAAACAGCGGAAAAATTGAATTAAAGGCAGGAAGGCAGTATGATATTAAAGTTGAGTATTGCAACTACGGAGAACCTGCATTCATAAAGCTTTTATGGTCCAGTCAAAGACAGAAAAAAGAGGTGGTTCCTTCAAAAAATTTGTTTGCAGATTAATATTGATTTGACGTTAATAAAGGACGGATACTGTTACGGTAACCGTCCTTTTTTGACTTTTATTTAATTATGCCCTTTGATAACTTTGAGAAAACTAATTCATGTTCAAGAAGTAATTCGCCTTATTTTCTCTAAAATATTCAATATCATTCCGATGAACGAAATAATAATCATTAAAATGGAAATTATAATGCCGGTAATTGCCATGCTGTTTTTCGAAGAATTCAGTCCGCTTTTTGCATAGAAAATGGACAGCGTTCCAAACAAAATTCCGCCTACCGGAAAAACACAACCAATCAGCGACACCAGTCCGAATACAAACCCCATTTGTGCGTTTTTAGACGTATCGTGAGTTTTTACAGGTATCGGTTCCCTACGGATTGCGTTTTGATAATCGGGTGCCTCGCCGTTTTCAGTTCCTTGAGATTTGTAAGCTTCATCCGGCAAAGGTTGCTCAAGGAGTTTTATCAGGCTGTTGATTTTTTCTTTTAACGCACTTTTAACTAAAGCTCCAAAGAAGCCTTCCAGGTCCATCTCGCCGGAATAAACGCCGGGGAGCCAGGCAAACTTTATCCATGCTTCAAGGGTCAATACTCCATTGACATAAGTTGTTTTGATAAATTGCGGACTGGCAACCCAGCCGTGTCCAAGCTGCCATACGTTTTCGCCATTGTAAACGGTATATTTAAAACCTTCCTTCTCCATAAAATCTTTGATGATAAAGTTTACAAAATCTTCAGGTTTGTTGAGAACAACCTCTTTTCTAAAACGAGGCACAGATTTTTATCCCCCTTTACACTTTTTATACAATAATTAACTGACACTTTAATTAAACTAATACTTTTTATACCAAACTGAAGTAAAAAAGTCAACCTGTTGAAAAGGTTTTTCCTGAGGCGTCAATTTCTTGTCCTGAAGTTATTGCGAAGATTGACTTTTTTCTTCTTGCATTTTTTCTTCATACTTTTTCATTATCAGGTTGTATAACGACTTGTTTACCGTACCGGTAACTTTAATTTTGTTGTCCTTCTGAAACTTTATTACGCTTTTTTTGAGATTGTCTTGAAATTTACCGCTGGGCCAGTCATGAAAATATCCCAGTTTTTTTAATGCCTTTTGAACTTTTAGGACATCGGACCCTACATCACCGCTTTTTAATTCTTTGAAGGGTCTGTTCTTGTGAACAATGGTAACTATTGTACCGTAGGGAACAATATCATACAATTCTTTTGCGTTTTTATTATACATTCGGATGCAGCCGTGGGATGCATTTTGTCTGCCTATGTACCATGGATATTTGGTTCCGTGTATTCCGTATTGCCCCCAGGGTACGTTAAGTCCCATCCACGAACCTCCAAAATTGCCTCCCCAATCGGATTTGCTTATTATTTTCCATGTACCTTCGGGAGAAGGGGTTTCAGGCTTTCCACCCGATACCGGATAGGTTTTCAGAAGCACTCCGTCTTTATATAAATACAGTTTTAGTTCGTCAAGATTTATATATATATAGTAACCTTTCGTAACCACACTGGTGTTTTCAGTTTCATCCGGCATATCTCCGATGCTTGTATCAAGAAGGTTCTCAGAAGGGTGGAAGTCATCGAGAATCAAAATATTGCTCCACAGAGCGTAGAATATAAATATAAATATTAAAAATGTGAGCAAAAAAGCTGTTCTCTTTTTCAAATACATCACCATATATTATGCTGACTGCTAAATTATATGAATAATGATGCTTGGACTATAATAATATGCTTAAAAAGCCGATAAATAAAATTAGTGGAGAGACCGAAACAGAGTTGTATGTTCCGCGAATAAAATGTTAAAATTCTATTTGATACAAGTTTTTAGGGGGAAAAAATATGTCGGATGCTATTAGAGAACAAATAGTGAAAGTAGCAAAGTTAATGTATGAGAAAGGTATGGTAAACGCTTTTGCCGGAAACCTTTCCGTTCGGGACGGCAACAATGTTTACATTACACCCAGCGGTATATGCAAAGGTTTTTTAAAGGAAGACATGATTGTGAAAACCGATATGAACGGAAATATACTGGAAGGGATGTACAAGCCTTCGTCTGAAATAAAACTTCATCTCGAGGCATACAAGAAAAGGAAGGATATATATTCCGTGGTGCATGCCCATCCTCCTTATACCACTGCGTACGCGGTTGCCAACAAACCTATTGAATCAAAAGCGTGTGCTGAAATGGTTATTTTTTTTGGAAAGATACCTCTTGCAGCATACGGTACCCCGTCGACAGATGAAATATTTAGCGGTGTCGAAGAATATATTAATGAGTACGATGTTATCCTTCTTGCCAATCACGGAATAGTGTCTTTTGGAAGAGATGTCTTTGATGCCTACTTTAAGCTTGAAGCGGCTGAGGATATAGCTAAAACTTTGATTTTATCGCGCCTTCTCGGGGGAGAGAAAGACTTGCCGGAGAACAAACTAAAGGAGCTTGATGACATGAGAAAAAAACGTAGAACGGAAGTTTACTGGTAAATTGGCAAATTTGAGCTTTAAAAATTTGAAATTGGGAGTGGTAGTATGCATTTTATAACTGATTTAATACTAAAATTGGATCCGGCCGGACTAACAAGCGTATTTATTATTTTAGCAGTCTTTGTATTCTCCCTGATCATCAATTTGTTTACCCGCGGAAAATATATTGCAATATATAATGATTTGGAGAGAACTTGCAGCGCAAAAAATGAGAAATTTGAAACCGATCTTTTAAATAAAATAGTTGAAACGTATAAAAGCGCATCCGTTGGCAACTACAATCATGTTAACACCCGGGCGATAATTGAAAACTGTTTCAACAGGCAATTAAAAACGTTACTGGTGTGCGAAAGATTTGTAAAGCATACTGCTTTAATACTTGTCGCTTTGGGACTTTTGGGCACATTTTTGAGTTTGAGCCTTAATCCTGTGGTCCAATCCGATGTTCTGTCAAATTCTTCTTTTGCCGATTTTCTTAATGATCTGATGCCCTGGGTGCGAAAAATTGGTGTTGCTTTTACTGCAAGTTTCTTTGGAATGGCATTTGCTGTTTTGTTTGCTTTGGTTAACATAGTTCTAAATGCCGAGGATGCCCGCAGGAGATTGACGGCGCGGATTGAAGAATATCTTGACAATACTGTGTCACGTATAGTTGCAAAGGATAAGGAAACAGAATACAACATGATGAACAGAATACTCAAAGAAACCTTTGCTGAGTTCGGAAAGAGAATAGAGAAATCTCTCAAACAAACGGCTGACGCTTTTGGACAAAAGCTTACCACCGTGGCAATGGAAGTGGATATCACTTCAAAAACTTTGGATAACACGGTGGACAAATTTGACCGGGTACTTCAGAATTTTGCAGAAAACATAAAGGAATTTAAAGAATTTAATGACAACCTTAAAAACAATATTGAAAAAATGGATGGAAACTTTGAAAAGGTTGCACAAGCGCTCAACGATACTTCAAGTATACTTAAAGATACATCAAAAACAGTTGTTGACAACTATAATTCCGTTGAGAGTTTTTCAAAGAGCATTAGAAGTGTGTCGGAGGAAATAACCGGCTACAGCGGAAGAATAGTTCAGGATATCAGCAATATCGCGGAGGAAGTGAAAGTTTCCGTCTCATCCATAAGAGAACTTGGAGAAGCAATAAGAAACGACCTGGTTGTAAGAACAGAGGAGTTGAAAGATTATCAGGAAAAATTCAACATCCTTACGTCCAGGCTAAGTGAAGAATTGAACCTTTTGAGGGAGAAAACGGCGGAAGCTTTTGAAAGGAGTCTTGATGAGAACAGTCAGGTTGTGGCAGAAAAAATTACCAATTACGTCGATAACGTTATGAAAGGAGTTATGGAAATTATAAATGAATTCAAGGAAAATGAAAAGATTTTTGCAAAGACGATAGTCATGCTTCCGGAACAGATTACTGCATACAATGAAACCGCAGCCGCCCAAATGAGCAAACAGCTGGACGAGGTAAAAAGGTTGTTTAGGAAATTTGAGTGACGGATAAACTTTGCATAAAAATACTTTCAACAGGTGTTGCTAAGAATCGGGACGGTTAAATGTTAACAGTCACTCTTCTTAATTATATTATATTTAAATAAAAAAGCGGATGTCGGACAGGATGGATCAAATATGGAAAAAAGACAGGATAATAACGAAATTGAGCGTAGGATATTAAAATATGAGCAGTATGTTAAAGAACATCCTAAAAAGGCTTATGGGTATTATTGCCTTGGACGCTTACACATGATGGACGGAAAATACAAGCTTGCAGAAGAATATTTTAAGAAGTCCCTTGCCGTTGACGGCAATTATACCTTTTCAATTATAGGTTTGATAGAGGCTTGTGTATTCAGACGAAAGTTTCTGAAAGCTGTGTATTTGTTCAGTAAGAACCGGCAAAAAATAATAGACAAATATATTTACAGGGTCAAACTGGTGCGGGGAGTCAGCTCCTTCTACAGTAAATCCGGTTTTTTCAGGACCGAAGCGAAAGACTTTTTATCCCAATTATCTTTGAAAAATTCAATACGTTCTATTAAAAAGCTGGTGGACAGTGAGGCAAACAATATTGTTTTAAAGCTTATTTTATGTATGTACTATTTAAATTTCGGAGAGAAAAGCTTCTATATTATTCAACTTTTCAAGACATGTATCTACTGGGACGGACTTGAGGACAGTTTCAGATGGGCGCTGATAAGGCGTCTGTCTGAATTTGGGGAAAAGCTCTATTATGATGCCAACATTGCAAGGAAATTTGCAACAGTTCCTGATGCGAGCTGTACCGACGAATATGTTGACTTGATTTTCAGCTCGGCGCTGGATAGAGAAAAAGGTGGAAGAATGGCAGACATTTATCGTACTGCCGAGAAATACAATAAAAATATATCTCCCCGCTTAATATGGAGATATGTTAAATGGAGCAATGAAAACTCATTTTATGATCCATCGGTTTATGACTGCTGCAAAAAGCTTGTGGATATGGGATGGATGGATAGCGTTGTTGCAGATACAATGCTTAAATTCAGGGAGAGGAATGCCGTAAAGCTTGGAGACGAAACCGAAAGAGCATTAAGACTTTTTGGCTACATGGATTAAGGGATATTTTGCTCTTCTGCCTTTTGCATGATTTTCACTACTATGTCAGTATGCTCTTGTCTGCCCAATACTTTTTCAGGGTCGACGGAGCTTTCTTTATTTGCAAGTATGTTTCTTTCAAATTTTAGAGCGAGAATTCTTTGCAGGGACTGATTTAGCCTTTCTTCCGTTATTTCACCATCTTTTACGGCTTTGAGAATACCGTTATAGGCTTCTTCAAATGATTCGGGCATGAGTATGATGTCTGCTCCTGCTTTAAATGCCATGACCGCAGCCTTGGAAGAAGACCAGTAGTTGCTGATTGCCTTCATTTCCATTGCATCGGTTATAATGAGCTTTTCGTGTTTTAACTCATTTCTCAAAAGCCCGCTGAGGATTTCTTCAGACAGAGTTGCGGGCAGATTGCTGCCGGTAATGTTGGGCATTATGATATGAGCCGTCATTACGCCGTCGGCGCCGGCCTTGATGCCCATTTTAAAAGGTGTCAGTTCTATTTGGCGAAGCCTTTCAATGTCGTGATTTATTACCACCTGACCAAGATGCGAGTCGTAGGAGGTGTCGCCATGACCGGGAAAGTGCTTTAGCACGGTGCAGACATTTTGCTCCTGCATACCTTTGGACATCGCCTGTACCATTAAGCCGACTTTATAGGGGTCGGAACCAAAAGATCTGTCTCCGATAACAGGATTGTCCGGATTTGTATTTACATCGGCCACCGGTGCGAAATTCATGTTAAAGCCAAGGGCAGACAGCTCCGCACCCAGTATCCTGCCTGCCTCATACGCAAGTTCGGGGTCATCGGCAAGTCCTATTGTCTGGGCGGAGGGTATTTTTGTGGAATGCATTTTCGGATTGTTTCCGATTCTTGCTATTCGCCCGCCTTCTTCGTCAACAGCGATGAACATGGGAATTTTGCTTGCCTCTTGCATATCACGAATGAGTTTTTGTGTCTGCGGTATGGTGTCTATGTTTTCGCTGAAAAGTATTATACCACCGGGATTAAAGTTCTGAATCTTCAGTTTTGTAGAATTGTCCAATACTTTTAACGGGCGTGAAGATTTGCCTTTTCTAAAGGCAACAATGAAAATCTGTCCGATCTTTTCCTCCAAGGTCATGGAATTTATCAAGTAATTCACTGTTTTCGATTGTTGATTTTCAGTATCTTCAACAGTAGGTGAAGGAGTCGAAAAAGAAGGCATAGCTGATATCGGTATGGTTGATGCCGAATGCAAACTGTTGGCAGGCGGCGGATTATCGGAACTGCCGCTGCATCCGACACAAGCCACAATTAGCATTAAGGTCATTATTAGAATATGAACTCTTTTTTTCATTATGACACATCCTGATAATTTTTTATATTCGTATTGTATCAATAATTACAGGGTTTTTCAAATTCTTGCTTTAAAGGATGTGCTAAGCTCTCCAACTATGCTGAGATTCCCGATGATTGGAAATAATTTTGATGTGGGATTTGTAATTACCAAAGTTTCTGTTAAAATACCTTGACATGCGATAAAGTTTTAATTATTATGTTTTTAAAGATTAAATAAAAATAATTAAAAGCTAAAAGCGATGAACAGGAGGAGTAGGCGGCAAACGGCTTAACAGAGAGGGGAAATCGGCGGCTGGAAGTTTCCCTTAAGTATCGAGCTGCTGAAGGTAGCCTGGGAGTTCTGGAGTTGAAAGGAGGAAGCTTCTAAATTTAAAGCTTCTCTCAGTAGATTTCAGCGGTACAGAGCCGTTATTTCGAAGCTTTATAAGGACAGTTGCGTCTTTATAAAGGCTGAGCTGCCCATAAATTTATGGGAATTTTGGTGGTAACGCGGAAGACAGTCTTTCGTCCAATTGCTGGATGAAAGACTTTTTTGATATAGGGCTTAAAATTTTGCCGGGGAGAGAGCGGTAATATGATTTTTCTGAAAGTATTGATGTTGTTGTTTCTGATATCCGGTTTTGGTACTGTGTTTGCGGCAAAAGCCATTGTTCAAAAGTTTAAGCTGGATGAGAGAACAACCTGTGATTTTGAAGATGAGATAACTGAAGAAGAACTTGTGAAATATAAATTTGACAAAGCCGTGCTCAATGTAAAAATGGCAGGGATGCTGATAGC comes from Acetivibrio thermocellus ATCC 27405 and encodes:
- the sigI gene encoding RNA polymerase sigma-I factor, whose product is MHGLFVNKKKNDTGSTALVLKKIQSGDTKLKEEFIKDNVPYIIRTISNILGIVVDDRNSEEFSIGLAAFNEAIDRYDADKNGNFYTYSFVVIKSRLYDFIRRNRKHNNVLPFSYIEESTRVDERLLMSDASGQFEKIEVRQELVSFEKSLKEFGISLEDLVLSSPKHKDSRLLLIKIARIIADDDNMFRKLVEKKYIPMKEVLSRIKVNHKTIQRNRKFIIAVSLILRSNLYDLKEYVQGFEREGKYHG
- a CDS encoding PA14 domain-containing protein, which encodes MDNIGVIIKIEGNEAIVMTDDCSFKKVPIKDGMHPGQKILVPNNEVIQKENKSIKRISAVATGIAAVFLMVLSLIWINKPGRPDGIYAYIDVDINPSLNFLIDREGKVKALNPLNDDAQEIIRGVEFEDMFFSEALTQIIKISKAKGIIDENKTNYVLICAALDDNYNLQSDDKSRAQTEFEEFLDGIRESIEKACGNTVIPQTVKVPFEYLKMAKQNDVSMGRYLVYQKLEDIGVNLSIEELKSLDIDEILKKYGVGFDELFKSEYTELPYGTLQTGEDSVVSTEDVPVSPKNAFETMAVPTNTPSISTKPSATPAENPTPKLTQKPTPVPAKTGERTSTTPTPTPAPTVRNGTGSGLRGEYYNNMDFSRFQFVRIDPCIDFDWGEGTPDQSIGKDTYSVRWTGKVEPRYSETYTFYTVTDDGVRLWVDGVLLIDKWKSQSATEHSEQIYLEAGKKYDIKMEYYQHVRAASAKLMWSSKSQQKEIIPSSQLYPSDGPLPQKDVNGLSAEYYGDAELKDKRFTRIDDAINFNWDKDFPVGELKDGKFSVRWVGKIDTRYTEEYTFHTVANGGVRVWINNVLIIDNWQNQGKEAENSGKIELKAGRQYDIKVEYCNYGEPAFIKLLWSSQRQKKEVVPSKNLFAD
- a CDS encoding L,D-transpeptidase family protein, which encodes MKKRTAFLLTFLIFIFIFYALWSNILILDDFHPSENLLDTSIGDMPDETENTSVVTKGYYIYINLDELKLYLYKDGVLLKTYPVSGGKPETPSPEGTWKIISKSDWGGNFGGSWMGLNVPWGQYGIHGTKYPWYIGRQNASHGCIRMYNKNAKELYDIVPYGTIVTIVHKNRPFKELKSGDVGSDVLKVQKALKKLGYFHDWPSGKFQDNLKKSVIKFQKDNKIKVTGTVNKSLYNLIMKKYEEKMQEEKSQSSQ
- a CDS encoding class II aldolase/adducin family protein: MSDAIREQIVKVAKLMYEKGMVNAFAGNLSVRDGNNVYITPSGICKGFLKEDMIVKTDMNGNILEGMYKPSSEIKLHLEAYKKRKDIYSVVHAHPPYTTAYAVANKPIESKACAEMVIFFGKIPLAAYGTPSTDEIFSGVEEYINEYDVILLANHGIVSFGRDVFDAYFKLEAAEDIAKTLILSRLLGGEKDLPENKLKELDDMRKKRRTEVYW
- a CDS encoding tetratricopeptide repeat protein; the protein is MEKRQDNNEIERRILKYEQYVKEHPKKAYGYYCLGRLHMMDGKYKLAEEYFKKSLAVDGNYTFSIIGLIEACVFRRKFLKAVYLFSKNRQKIIDKYIYRVKLVRGVSSFYSKSGFFRTEAKDFLSQLSLKNSIRSIKKLVDSEANNIVLKLILCMYYLNFGEKSFYIIQLFKTCIYWDGLEDSFRWALIRRLSEFGEKLYYDANIARKFATVPDASCTDEYVDLIFSSALDREKGGRMADIYRTAEKYNKNISPRLIWRYVKWSNENSFYDPSVYDCCKKLVDMGWMDSVVADTMLKFRERNAVKLGDETERALRLFGYMD
- a CDS encoding glycoside hydrolase family 3 protein; the protein is MKKRVHILIMTLMLIVACVGCSGSSDNPPPANSLHSASTIPISAMPSFSTPSPTVEDTENQQSKTVNYLINSMTLEEKIGQIFIVAFRKGKSSRPLKVLDNSTKLKIQNFNPGGIILFSENIDTIPQTQKLIRDMQEASKIPMFIAVDEEGGRIARIGNNPKMHSTKIPSAQTIGLADDPELAYEAGRILGAELSALGFNMNFAPVADVNTNPDNPVIGDRSFGSDPYKVGLMVQAMSKGMQEQNVCTVLKHFPGHGDTSYDSHLGQVVINHDIERLRQIELTPFKMGIKAGADGVMTAHIIMPNITGSNLPATLSEEILSGLLRNELKHEKLIITDAMEMKAISNYWSSSKAAVMAFKAGADIILMPESFEEAYNGILKAVKDGEITEERLNQSLQRILALKFERNILANKESSVDPEKVLGRQEHTDIVVKIMQKAEEQNIP